GGGGTTGGCATTTGTGAATGCTTTAGATGGCAAATTAATTGTATGGGTTGACAATTTCTTTAGAAACACATGACATTTTCTAGAAAGAAGATAACTTTTGCAGCAAAAACCAGCAGGATTTGCCGTCTCTTACCGAGTAAACTTGCCAAAAAAAAACCCCGTTCACTTCCCATCCCTCTTTTAGCTAACGTTCGCCAGATAACATCACTATTTTGTAATTGCCATGGGTTAGCCGGCGCCGTCATGGCTGCTCAATCAATGTACTACCACTACTTAGTCCTACTACCGGGCAAGCAATGTGACGTTGCCACCAAGCCAAGAAAATAAGTAAAAGAAGGATACAGGCCGGCCACTAGTAGTCTGAAAACGACGGACGGCCAGTTTCCAATCCATGCAGCGAGGTCGGATGACTTCTTCGTCCGAAACCTtccggtagtactactactaccgtGGTCTTTTCCAGTTTCTATGGACTAGACGTCTCTAGGTGACATTTATGATTGTCGTCTCGTGTGCGTTCTTTGACCTGATCTCGAGCCGCTTGCGCGCGGCACCGCCGGCGGTACGTAGGTCCGTGGACAAATCAAGGTGGACAGGCGACCATGCATGTTCAAGTCGCAGAAAGTAAGCCCTTGTCACTTTGTCAAAAGGGAGCCAGCCGGTCGCCACGACTAGGCCGTACTTGTATAAAGTTACCTATACCTCGAGGATTGTCAAGTTAATTTTGGGTCTTCGTCAGCTCTAGATATGCTAGTAAGCATGTGTTAGATAAAACGAGAATAAATGAGACACGAGAGCACACATATTTTTAGTGAAAACCCTTGCGGGATTAAACCACCGACGCGCGCACGAAGGCACAATCACTATGAGgaagagtattacaagcacgagacgacagaccgtcttaggtgcgactacatggggtatatatgacggcaatacatgagagtccttggaggactAGTAATcaagttgtactcgtacgcgtcggtaccaaCGTAAAGACCCATaccgtatgtactacgtctagtccaatacggtactaGAATTGGGATCACAATTTAACAACATGGCCAAAGTAAGGTCAAATCATATGTAAAATAAACTGAAATTATATTATTCAACGATTTATGGTCTTTGTCTCGCTCTttgtgcataggaaggtaaaaagaCGTTTGAGCTTTGAGGGTTCCTTTGTTTCAAACGAATCTTACGATTTTCTTGGAGGATTCCGAACCTAAGGATTTTTTTACATAacatgtttgattcgtaggattggaaAATTCCAAAAGACTGTGTTGCACTCTGTTTCTCAAGAAAAAAGTCAATTCACTCAAGTCTCGATTTACAATTCTTTTTTCTTCATGTGGCATGTGGCACCCCGCCGTCCCAATCCTCGTGGCTTGCCGAGTTTTTTCTATTGCTGTTTTTTAAAATTCCTGCAAATCAAGGAGCTCCTAGTGGATTGCAAAATTCCTTTGTTATGAGAATTTTATGCGATCAATTTCTTCGAATCAAAGGGATTGAATAGTCTCATCATAGGGAAAAAAAAAATCCATTGCTATGATTTTTCTCTACttttcctatgaatcaaagaggccctaaatcTTGGAACACTTTGAAAGCGCTTGTGCATCTGCTCGGAATTTGCAAGTGTCAACTGAGAGGAAAGCAAAGTGGCACCTTGCGAGCCGACCAAAGAACACTAGTACGTAGCAGAGAAGTCTTTAGAACCGAGCACGTTTGGCCACCTCGATCGAACGAACCGTGAAGGCACGTTGATTATACACTTATAATACTATCAATTAATCGATTAGTCAAAACGAAAAGTAAGTAACCACTTCCAACCTACCCTCGCTTTCCACCCACAATGTCAACAGTCATCTGCCGTACTTGACCGGCGACTTTTCGCCTTGCACTCACACTCGCGCCAATCGCATGTCACTTCCTTCAATTCCTCTCATGCCGGCCGGCCAGGCCAGCCAGTATCTCGTCTCGACTCTCTTCTCGCCCACGCTCTATAAAACCTAGCGCCCCCCGGCGATCCATTGCCACGCCGTGCCGAGCACACACAGAGACACAGCAGGCATCACACAGCTAGCTTCATCTGCGACTAATCAAGCTACGTAAGTGCGAGCAGCCATGACGGCGATGACTATGGccggcgcgtcgtctccctccaaaAAAAGCGGCCTCCGGGGGCCGCGGCCGCAGCCGCTGAAGGTGGCGTCGGCGCCGCCGTCCTCCAGGCCGTCGAACAAGCGGTCCCACGGTGGCGGCGCGCCGGTGATCGTCTACGAGCACACGCCCAAGGTCGTGCACGCGCGGCCGCACGAGTTCATGACCGTCGTGCAACGGTTGACTGGCAAGCCGGCACCGGCTCCGGCGCTGCTCCCTGGCTACGATGTCCCCATAGCGCCCATGGAGGAGGGAGCTGGAGTAGGAGACCCGCTGCTGCTCACCCTCGGGCACGGGCAGCACCCGCCCATGGCGGCCGGGCCCGGGCAGCTCATGTCCCCCGGCGGCTTCATCTTCTCCCCCAACACCATGCAGTCCATCCAGGAGCTCTGCTCAACCCCTTGCGCTAATTGATCAGCAAAGCAACCATATGCAGTTGATCTGGACAGGTTTCTTACTACTGCAGGTACGAGTCTAGTAGAAGATCACATATATGCATACGCCTAGTACTATATATGTAAATAGTACAGTACAAATCAGTTAGCCAGGCAGAGTTCGCGCTGTTCGTGTGAAATTTTCCACGAGGTCGATCCATCGATCGAGGGACTCAAATTTCGCACGCACAGCACAGCAGCTTCTTGATACAGTTTTTATACAATTCTTGTACAGTTACGCACAACATCTGTACATTTTTGTTCTTCCATATGGGAGCTTCCTGAATCCTGATACAAAGGCATCATCCTTATCTCGTGTGTAAGATACACCGTTCGAATTTCGCGTGAGTATTCTAAGGGATGAGAAAAATATCCAGAGTTCCGAAACAGAATACTGTGTCCCTTTCGTTGTCCATTTGACCTTTTCCATGCATGTGCTCACGGTTTGACATCAGAGCGGCGACAATGAACTGCCGGCCCGCGCAAGTTTTTCCCACCATTCGCTGTGACGATTTGTACGCATGCGTCCATGTCAATTTGGTAGACCAACCCCGTACATTCATGAATGCCTGACTTTTTGTACTcgccatgcaaaaaaaaaaaaagatttcACATTCTAGGGTGCGCGCGGTTGCCTCTGTCATCGGCAACAGCAGTTGCTTTGCGCTACTTTGAACATTTCTATGTTGTTCGGACGGGATGGTGGATGCATTGCCTGGCCCTGAAATTCAGTTACAGACAGAAGCTATATATGCTGCACGTACTGCTGAGTATATATAACTGTGTACTACACAAATCTGAGGGCATGCATTCAGGAGTCAGAAGCAACAGCACTGCAGCCCACAAGAGGAAACAACTTGATTCAAACAATCCCATTTTTTTCTTATAAAAGGCAATCCTCCTGGCCTTAGAATTATTGGATGCGCATAGCCATATTTTTATTAAAATGACACCCGcaaaaaatatatttctattaaaatGAAGTTAATCATCTAGGCCAAACTAATCTGCCGTCTCCTTGGGGCGATGAGGTTCGGGTTTCTCGTTATATGGTTAGATTTGATGCCAGGTGCTTCAGATCTACGCAAGAGTTCAACAACGATGACTACGGCTTTAGTGCGCTGATCCTTAGGGCGCGTCCACGAAAACTTCCCGGCTGTCATCGACATGAGCCGGCTCCGGTAGAGCTGTCGTTCCGTGGTCTCGAAATCCCGatgtaatatttattatatatttgaGAAGTTTTgtacttttgatgattttttataatAAATCCGATCATTTTCACGGAAATATAATTATATTAAATGTACATGACGGGGTAACCAAAAAGTATGTTAAAAGTTACCATAAAAATCAGAAACATCTGATCATTGGTTTAATAGACTTACCTTAAGTTAACAAACGATAGATGttcttttttttagcatcagtacagacataaacgctcatatacacgcgcatacactcatccctatgaacgcacgcacgcacaccctacccctatgagcacctccgagagactgagccggcatatcatcttgagatttacgaagtcaccgtaggcgcctcgtcatcgacgggaatgTCTCCTCGGAACCGTAGAGCACGAACTAGAGGGAACCATAGGCTCCTTCTCGcgaatccgaatgaactcacaagaACAAAGGTAGCACgatctctcggatctctctagcagtcttgctgcataagcttgtagctgaatggtttgacaaaaggttttttAAAAGGATGGGGGGAGATTGAGTTTTATAGTAGGGACAACcccccttagctaggtgtgaaaatggttttAAAAGTAAGAAGGTTTGCATGGCCTCCTTGGGggaataagcagtcaactttggTAGTTGTTAgagagctcctcggaaattcgTGAAGCCTTGACAGCCTGGAACCTTCCACGAGATTGGCTAgaacttttgactcacaactccaaatgatgtgaggttttttaTAATGCAAAGATAATTTGATGTAGCTTCCGTTGATGTACCCCTATGGCCCCGTCTCTCCACCACATGGGTGTGGCACAACGAAATATCAGAGGTAAAAAAACGACAGCATCAacttcacttg
Above is a window of Triticum dicoccoides isolate Atlit2015 ecotype Zavitan chromosome 5B, WEW_v2.0, whole genome shotgun sequence DNA encoding:
- the LOC119306357 gene encoding uncharacterized protein LOC119306357, producing the protein MTAMTMAGASSPSKKSGLRGPRPQPLKVASAPPSSRPSNKRSHGGGAPVIVYEHTPKVVHARPHEFMTVVQRLTGKPAPAPALLPGYDVPIAPMEEGAGVGDPLLLTLGHGQHPPMAAGPGQLMSPGGFIFSPNTMQSIQELCSTPCAN